In a genomic window of Streptomyces noursei ATCC 11455:
- a CDS encoding flavoprotein — MSDQPDQPKKPFLYVIVCAAGIAGDVGKLITAAQEANWDVGVIATPQGLGFIDAMAVEAQTGYPIRSAWRSPGAPRPLPPADAIAVAPATFNTINKWAAGISDTLAVGILCEAYGFGIPTAVLPYLNSAQAAHPAYRQSLDRLREMGVLIGSYEPHRPKAGGGADRFRWEEALELLTPEAPGRM, encoded by the coding sequence GTGAGTGATCAGCCCGACCAGCCGAAGAAGCCGTTCCTGTACGTCATTGTGTGCGCAGCCGGGATCGCGGGCGACGTCGGCAAGCTGATCACTGCTGCCCAGGAGGCGAACTGGGATGTCGGGGTCATCGCTACTCCGCAGGGTCTCGGCTTCATCGACGCGATGGCGGTCGAGGCGCAGACCGGCTACCCGATCCGTTCCGCCTGGCGCAGTCCCGGCGCCCCTCGTCCCCTCCCGCCGGCGGACGCCATCGCGGTCGCCCCGGCCACCTTCAACACGATCAACAAATGGGCTGCCGGGATCTCCGACACCCTCGCGGTGGGCATCCTGTGCGAGGCGTACGGCTTCGGTATCCCCACCGCTGTCCTCCCGTATCTGAACTCCGCCCAGGCCGCCCACCCCGCGTACCGGCAGAGCCTGGACCGGCTGCGTGAGATGGGCGTCCTGATCGGCTCGTACGAGCCGCACCGACCGAAGGCCGGCGGAGGGGCGGACCGTTTCCGCTGGGAGGAAGCGCTGGAGCTGCTCACCCCGGAGGCGCCAGGACGGATGTGA
- a CDS encoding DUF6221 family protein, producing MSDELVAFLRSRLDEDEAVARAAFPGPWVRRDQVAGVHAADATPERPFGSAVADCRRVPGGFGYGTANANHIALHDPVRVLAEVEAKRELLTRYDEPETSEALPESFNRLTTQVQRRMLSEVFRCLALPYVGHPDYREEWRP from the coding sequence GTGAGCGACGAACTGGTGGCGTTTCTACGATCACGTCTCGACGAGGACGAGGCAGTGGCGCGGGCCGCGTTTCCGGGGCCCTGGGTCCGGCGTGACCAGGTCGCTGGCGTACATGCCGCCGACGCGACACCAGAAAGACCCTTCGGGTCAGCCGTGGCCGATTGCCGCAGAGTTCCCGGAGGGTTTGGTTACGGAACCGCCAACGCCAATCACATCGCCCTCCACGACCCGGTCCGTGTACTCGCCGAGGTCGAAGCCAAGCGCGAGCTTCTGACTCGGTACGACGAGCCTGAGACATCGGAAGCTCTGCCCGAGTCATTTAACCGCCTGACGACGCAGGTTCAGCGAAGGATGCTCAGCGAGGTATTCCGCTGCCTCGCCCTGCCCTACGTCGGCCATCCCGACTATCGCGAGGAATGGCGGCCCTGA
- a CDS encoding relaxase/mobilization nuclease domain-containing protein, with protein MVRARGTSRAAASDPILTDAQWAKIARRIVAAAGIAPEGDEEACRWVAVRHADDHIHIAAPLVRQDGKRPKRDHDQRAVQREARKIEVDYGLRRLKPGDGTAAKRPTRKEHFKAKRLGQDAATCDILRLRVRRAVAAAADEAEFFALLEATDVTVRLKIGPSGDALGCNFALPGDTNDKDEPVFYAGSTLAPDLSLPKIRERLASTSPQPATAQPGNPWHQATAATERIPHHLTHDDDQVAQGQLEALGAVLDLLPVVAPATVKADLEQAAAVFERATRSRITADRDSARVLRRSIQTIWRDQPQDSDGAGFAMLLDTMLTAVAYAMHWHRTRQHAQQEAAAQQALVHLQTAYAQITEPVLAGLAHRAPSFQMKRRYAHHLQEAVPEHAERILNDPAWDALATVLAEAEAAGHNTATILDQALGQRTLDDAHSPARALTWRVRRLGERHVPSPMAQAANARSSRATLSRPTPPQPRAVANEATPMRRPLCR; from the coding sequence GTGGTGCGAGCACGCGGTACGAGCCGGGCTGCGGCCTCGGACCCGATCCTCACCGACGCCCAGTGGGCGAAGATCGCCCGCCGGATCGTGGCCGCCGCCGGCATCGCCCCCGAAGGAGACGAGGAAGCCTGCCGCTGGGTCGCCGTCCGCCACGCCGACGACCACATCCACATCGCCGCCCCCCTCGTACGCCAAGACGGCAAACGCCCCAAACGCGACCACGACCAGCGCGCCGTCCAGCGCGAAGCCCGCAAGATCGAAGTCGACTACGGGCTCCGGCGGCTCAAGCCCGGCGACGGCACCGCCGCCAAACGCCCCACCCGCAAAGAGCACTTCAAGGCCAAGCGCCTGGGCCAGGACGCCGCCACCTGCGACATCCTGCGCCTACGTGTACGCCGCGCGGTTGCCGCCGCGGCGGACGAGGCCGAGTTCTTCGCCCTGCTGGAGGCCACAGACGTGACCGTGCGCCTCAAGATCGGCCCTTCCGGCGACGCGCTCGGCTGCAACTTCGCCCTGCCCGGCGACACCAACGACAAGGACGAGCCGGTCTTCTACGCGGGCTCCACTCTCGCCCCCGACCTGTCCCTGCCCAAGATCCGCGAACGCCTCGCCTCCACCAGCCCCCAACCGGCCACCGCCCAACCGGGGAACCCGTGGCACCAGGCCACCGCCGCCACCGAACGCATCCCCCACCACCTCACCCATGACGATGACCAGGTGGCCCAAGGGCAGTTGGAAGCGCTAGGTGCAGTGCTGGACCTGCTGCCGGTGGTCGCACCGGCCACGGTGAAGGCCGACCTAGAACAGGCTGCCGCCGTCTTCGAGCGCGCCACCCGCTCCCGCATCACCGCCGACCGCGACAGCGCCCGCGTCCTACGCCGCAGCATCCAGACGATCTGGCGCGACCAGCCCCAGGACAGCGACGGCGCCGGATTCGCCATGCTCCTGGACACCATGCTCACCGCGGTCGCCTACGCGATGCACTGGCACCGCACCCGCCAACACGCACAGCAGGAAGCCGCAGCCCAGCAGGCCCTCGTCCACCTGCAGACCGCGTACGCGCAGATCACAGAGCCGGTCCTGGCCGGCCTCGCGCACCGCGCCCCCAGCTTCCAAATGAAGCGCCGCTATGCCCACCACCTCCAAGAGGCGGTACCCGAGCACGCCGAGCGCATTCTGAACGACCCCGCCTGGGACGCACTCGCCACCGTCCTCGCCGAAGCGGAGGCAGCGGGGCACAACACGGCCACCATCCTCGACCAGGCGCTCGGCCAACGCACCCTGGACGACGCCCACAGCCCGGCCCGTGCACTGACATGGCGCGTCCGCCGCCTCGGCGAACGTCACGTCCCCAGCCCAATGGCGCAAGCCGCCAACGCCCGAAGCAGCCGTGCGACGCTGTCGCGTCCCACTCCACCGCAGCCTCGCGCTGTGGCCAACGAGGCCACACCCATGCGCCGCCCATTGTGTCGCTGA
- a CDS encoding helix-turn-helix domain-containing protein, giving the protein MPGGTRRGKKPRDYAVSGDWPYAVMDGVRQAQVGQAVARALSEVMERRGFSANALAEASGVNRQVISNILAGTVWPDMFTLASLEATLDEMLWPRHTEWPTGDDGARHQPIPSHRRSDEG; this is encoded by the coding sequence ATGCCCGGAGGAACGAGACGTGGGAAGAAGCCGCGCGACTATGCCGTGTCCGGCGACTGGCCGTACGCGGTGATGGACGGCGTCCGGCAGGCGCAGGTGGGGCAGGCCGTCGCCCGGGCCCTGTCCGAGGTGATGGAGCGGCGCGGCTTCTCGGCCAATGCGCTGGCCGAGGCCTCCGGCGTCAACCGGCAGGTCATCTCCAACATCCTCGCGGGAACGGTATGGCCCGACATGTTTACGCTCGCGAGCCTTGAGGCGACGCTCGACGAGATGCTCTGGCCGCGTCACACCGAATGGCCGACAGGCGACGACGGTGCCCGCCACCAGCCCATTCCCTCGCATCGGCGCAGCGACGAAGGGTAG
- a CDS encoding PH domain-containing protein, which produces MQEGKTGIPVQGEIGVPDGAGVFEAGGAEGSEGAATEWRGVPRELLRMRRLMLVLTMPPLAVLTAVLLGWLVTPALAAAGALWLLLAAWCWQVLERNWRSWRYAERADDLLISRGVLWQELTVVPYGRMQLVEVTSGPLERHFGLATVQLRTAASGTDARIPGLEPAEAARLRDQLTELGEARSAGL; this is translated from the coding sequence ATGCAAGAGGGGAAGACCGGCATACCGGTCCAAGGCGAGATCGGCGTACCGGACGGGGCAGGGGTTTTCGAGGCAGGGGGTGCGGAGGGTTCGGAGGGGGCAGCCACCGAGTGGCGTGGCGTACCCAGGGAGCTGCTGCGGATGCGGCGGCTGATGCTCGTCCTGACGATGCCGCCTCTGGCGGTGCTCACGGCGGTGCTGCTGGGCTGGCTGGTGACCCCGGCACTCGCCGCGGCCGGAGCGCTGTGGCTGCTGCTGGCTGCCTGGTGCTGGCAGGTGCTGGAGCGCAACTGGCGCTCCTGGCGGTACGCGGAGCGCGCGGACGATCTGCTGATCAGCCGGGGGGTGCTGTGGCAGGAGCTGACCGTGGTGCCCTATGGGCGGATGCAGCTGGTGGAGGTCACCTCCGGGCCGCTGGAACGGCACTTCGGGCTGGCGACGGTACAGCTGCGCACCGCCGCCTCGGGCACCGATGCCCGTATCCCCGGGCTGGAGCCGGCCGAGGCGGCACGGCTGCGGGACCAGCTCACTGAGCTGGGCGAGGCCCGGTCGGCGGGCCTGTGA
- a CDS encoding PH domain-containing protein, protein MRTDAERTGRASTEPARTGPGMPGAGQTGARERRLHPVTPLRRAWAPLTAVVFLLKQDWIREWLTDLDWGWLAAGGLLAVLASAAYGAQSWRCTYYALTATELRIRSGLFFRRTAHIRLERLQAVEIAEPLLARLVGVAKLKLDVIGTEAKDELAYLGKREARELRAELLALAAGFTPQDAQAAGEAPARELARVAPKTLATAVLLHNAVGWALLTSAIGTVAAWWALDSVWAILAAATTGLGLVWAATGGRFMGEYDWTVAKSPDGLRLDHGLLDRKHETVPPGRVQAVRVQRPLLWRMLHRDWVRVELDVAGSDNSLLLPVADTATAQRVIACILPRTDLAEVRAALRPAPRRARGRAPVRAGCYAFAVHGEVFAASSGLLTPTLSLVPHAKVQSVRGRQGPWKRALGLRDVMVDTGADTTVVAALRPADEALEIIAGQAERSRTGRQEARPDRWMSEVLAK, encoded by the coding sequence GTGCGTACGGATGCGGAGAGGACCGGCCGGGCCAGTACCGAGCCGGCCAGGACCGGCCCGGGGATGCCGGGCGCGGGGCAGACGGGTGCCAGGGAGCGGCGGCTGCACCCCGTCACACCGCTGCGCCGGGCCTGGGCGCCGCTGACCGCCGTGGTCTTCCTGCTCAAACAGGACTGGATCCGCGAGTGGCTGACCGATCTGGACTGGGGTTGGTTGGCCGCCGGCGGCCTCCTGGCAGTGCTGGCCTCGGCCGCGTACGGAGCGCAGTCCTGGCGCTGTACGTACTACGCGCTCACCGCCACCGAACTGCGCATCCGCAGCGGTCTGTTCTTCCGCCGCACCGCGCACATCCGGCTCGAACGCCTGCAGGCCGTGGAGATCGCCGAACCGCTGCTGGCCCGGCTGGTGGGGGTGGCCAAGCTCAAGCTGGACGTCATCGGCACGGAGGCCAAGGACGAGCTGGCCTACCTGGGCAAGCGGGAGGCGCGGGAGCTGCGGGCCGAACTCCTGGCACTGGCCGCCGGGTTCACCCCGCAGGACGCGCAGGCGGCAGGCGAAGCCCCGGCCCGCGAACTGGCGCGGGTGGCGCCCAAGACGCTGGCCACCGCGGTACTGCTGCACAACGCCGTGGGGTGGGCGCTGCTCACCTCGGCCATCGGCACGGTGGCCGCGTGGTGGGCACTGGACAGCGTGTGGGCGATCCTCGCCGCGGCGACCACAGGGTTGGGGCTGGTCTGGGCAGCCACCGGGGGCCGCTTCATGGGCGAGTACGACTGGACGGTGGCCAAGTCGCCGGACGGACTGCGGCTGGACCACGGGCTGCTGGACCGCAAGCACGAAACGGTGCCGCCGGGCCGCGTGCAGGCCGTACGGGTCCAGCGGCCGCTGCTGTGGCGGATGCTGCACAGAGACTGGGTGCGAGTCGAGCTGGATGTGGCGGGCTCCGACAACAGCCTGCTGCTGCCGGTCGCCGACACCGCGACTGCGCAGCGGGTCATCGCGTGCATCCTGCCACGTACGGACCTGGCTGAGGTACGCGCGGCACTGCGGCCCGCGCCACGGCGGGCACGCGGGCGGGCGCCGGTACGCGCGGGCTGCTACGCCTTCGCCGTGCACGGGGAGGTCTTCGCGGCCTCCAGCGGCCTGCTCACCCCGACGCTGTCGCTGGTGCCGCACGCCAAGGTGCAGAGCGTGCGCGGTCGACAAGGCCCGTGGAAGCGGGCGTTGGGGCTGAGGGACGTCATGGTCGACACCGGCGCCGACACCACCGTGGTGGCGGCGCTGCGCCCGGCGGACGAAGCCCTGGAGATCATCGCCGGACAGGCGGAGCGCTCACGCACGGGACGGCAAGAGGCGCGGCCGGACCGCTGGATGAGCGAAGTGCTGGCGAAGTAG
- the lxmK gene encoding class V lanthionine synthetase subunit LxmK yields the protein MTGVLERTHFDAPSLAGAREVEDLLDRLELGRFLPGSVTSFLGRNDNWAGETASGQRIFVKKLKVLSGTARSGVQRTLAFQRLLERIPQEMLLAPDCLGWDEDSGVLIFRLLDGARTGAERMVDETFDESLALAAGRAVGALHHCDPSGLAVDDSPCPLPSTTLLHGLSPLAFDECSFAGLQAWRLLQQDTAVIDAVAALLEEERAAPKVPAHCDLRLDQFLISGEQVWLTDWEEFRLADAARDVGSFAGEWLFRSILDIVTTRGDSQSRGDTSFADVSLTHETVIARGVAKFERLRPVIEAFCRGYREARPVVDEGLARRAAGFAGWHLLDRLIAGADMSARLSATARAAAGIGRTILLTPEAFIATLGLEGVS from the coding sequence ATGACTGGCGTTTTGGAACGCACACACTTTGACGCTCCCAGCCTTGCCGGTGCTCGGGAGGTAGAAGATCTGCTGGATCGGCTTGAGTTGGGCCGCTTCCTTCCAGGCTCGGTTACGTCTTTCCTGGGCCGCAATGACAACTGGGCTGGGGAGACAGCTTCAGGGCAACGGATCTTCGTCAAGAAGCTGAAAGTTCTGTCCGGTACAGCACGTTCAGGGGTTCAGCGCACACTGGCGTTCCAGAGGCTACTGGAAAGAATCCCGCAAGAGATGCTGTTGGCACCCGATTGCCTAGGCTGGGACGAGGACTCCGGGGTTCTCATCTTCCGGCTCCTCGACGGGGCCCGCACGGGGGCCGAGCGGATGGTCGACGAGACCTTTGATGAATCTCTCGCGCTGGCTGCCGGTCGGGCAGTAGGGGCGCTCCACCATTGCGACCCCTCGGGTCTCGCTGTAGACGACTCCCCTTGTCCGCTGCCTTCAACCACCTTGCTGCACGGCCTGAGCCCTCTCGCCTTCGATGAGTGCAGTTTCGCGGGGCTCCAGGCATGGCGCCTACTCCAGCAGGACACGGCTGTGATTGATGCCGTTGCGGCCCTTCTAGAGGAGGAACGTGCCGCACCGAAAGTTCCCGCCCACTGCGACCTGCGGCTCGACCAGTTTTTGATCTCGGGCGAACAGGTATGGCTAACTGACTGGGAGGAGTTCCGGCTCGCCGACGCCGCCCGTGACGTCGGGAGTTTCGCTGGTGAATGGCTGTTCCGTTCGATCCTGGACATCGTCACGACCCGAGGCGACAGCCAGTCACGGGGCGATACCTCCTTTGCCGATGTTTCGCTCACGCACGAGACCGTGATTGCCAGGGGCGTCGCAAAGTTCGAACGGCTCCGTCCGGTCATCGAAGCATTCTGTCGCGGATACCGGGAAGCCCGCCCTGTCGTCGACGAAGGGCTGGCCCGGCGTGCGGCCGGGTTCGCCGGATGGCATCTGCTGGACCGGCTCATCGCCGGCGCTGATATGAGCGCCCGGCTTAGTGCTACTGCGCGGGCTGCGGCCGGCATTGGCCGCACTATTTTGCTCACTCCGGAGGCGTTTATCGCCACGCTCGGGTTGGAAGGCGTGTCATGA
- a CDS encoding T3SS effector HopA1 family protein translates to MTSQFSPRLLAALDEVHVAVDGQNATVQGVELAGETRRDLLGKLSAALYDALHSGRTKESSALRPRRDRAFENELAAVVPHPTTEISVMVHEVHGEQILVERDGVRVWVPHTTGNGNAPSPGSRVILQVNSVRAALSPGFLLVDSSKPSPHLELPHLRVYIHVTDADHAPAVWGAALSALAATEVAYRAKVVSMPGHLPRRDGIVVYLGRGAWHAAPIVAEAVAGMPGTGPQTSVITEELAPGVATAWEPVDERAGMRGLSFGEHRSRVIATALIEAATTGEPREQRLLRDFQEARIDPRQPARNTG, encoded by the coding sequence ATGACGTCCCAGTTCTCCCCCCGCCTGCTCGCGGCGCTCGACGAGGTCCATGTCGCGGTCGATGGTCAGAACGCCACCGTTCAGGGTGTGGAACTTGCAGGAGAGACCCGGCGTGATCTGCTGGGCAAACTCAGCGCAGCGCTTTACGACGCCCTCCACTCGGGCCGGACTAAGGAAAGCTCAGCACTTCGACCGCGCCGTGACCGGGCATTCGAAAACGAACTGGCCGCTGTGGTACCTCATCCAACTACTGAAATTTCAGTCATGGTTCACGAGGTCCACGGGGAACAGATCCTCGTCGAACGTGACGGTGTCCGGGTCTGGGTTCCACACACAACCGGGAACGGAAACGCACCGTCCCCAGGCTCACGCGTGATTCTTCAGGTCAATTCAGTACGAGCCGCGCTCTCTCCGGGATTCCTCTTGGTCGACAGTTCGAAGCCGTCACCGCATCTCGAACTGCCCCATCTGCGTGTCTACATCCACGTTACCGATGCAGACCATGCGCCTGCGGTCTGGGGGGCGGCACTCTCCGCATTGGCGGCAACCGAGGTCGCATATCGGGCCAAGGTCGTCTCGATGCCTGGACACCTTCCGCGTCGCGACGGAATCGTGGTGTACCTGGGACGCGGCGCCTGGCACGCCGCCCCGATCGTCGCCGAAGCGGTCGCCGGGATGCCCGGGACCGGGCCACAGACGTCGGTAATCACCGAGGAACTGGCGCCGGGGGTCGCTACCGCATGGGAGCCGGTGGATGAACGGGCCGGCATGCGGGGGCTGAGTTTCGGTGAACACCGCTCCCGAGTCATCGCCACCGCTCTGATCGAGGCGGCGACAACGGGCGAACCGCGTGAGCAGAGACTTTTGCGGGATTTCCAAGAAGCCCGAATCGACCCGCGACAACCGGCGCGTAATACCGGCTGA
- a CDS encoding LxmA leader domain family RiPP yields MKTQDLIAGYAAYVDVAELNVSAASEAPATSPVCFAAATSSAACLAATSSGWCVAGAGAGVGGGIAQSVKHGC; encoded by the coding sequence GTGAAGACTCAGGACCTGATCGCCGGGTACGCGGCTTACGTCGATGTCGCCGAGCTGAACGTTTCGGCGGCAAGCGAGGCGCCCGCGACCAGCCCCGTCTGTTTCGCCGCTGCTACCAGCAGCGCCGCCTGCCTGGCCGCGACGAGCTCCGGCTGGTGCGTCGCAGGGGCCGGGGCTGGGGTCGGTGGAGGGATCGCGCAGTCGGTCAAGCACGGCTGCTAA
- a CDS encoding LxmA leader domain family RiPP — translation MISGYDTYVDVAELDVSAQSEAPATSPTCFIASVGLSYQITKDL, via the coding sequence ATGATCTCCGGCTACGACACCTATGTGGACGTAGCGGAATTGGATGTCTCGGCCCAGTCTGAAGCGCCGGCGACCTCTCCTACGTGTTTTATAGCGAGCGTTGGGCTCTCCTATCAGATCACGAAGGACCTCTAG
- a CDS encoding ABC transporter ATP-binding protein codes for MPTGPEYQRLRILRELVRGRKALLTSVVLLSIISTVCNLAMPLIVARLIGAVQAHTPVLWPVIWMTASALGAALSAAASGYLLARGGERMVHSLRTRIMGHVLRLPLHQVRTHGTGNLVTRVTADSAQLRSIVDLGILQLPISGLTTVATIVIMGYLDWVLLLATLAGFSIAGLIIGVVIRGLRRSYAAHQSALGLLAHRFTTALDALPTVKAYRAETAMTERLAEASDTTSRAALRSNLLNSALNPAMGLGQQIALVAVIAAGGARYASGVLSVADFAAFLLYLMQLVAPVFVIAMGLGQLQAGLSARKRFDEVLSLSTEESADPAATPTAVSSPSGPAVRFEGVDFAYDDQSVLRGATFTVPSRGLTAVVGESGTGKSTALALIERFVTPAGGRVKVLGQDTTDWTLSGLRARITYVDQAFTLLTDTLRANLTVGHRVAPSDEALFAVLETVGLSEVVQSLPQGIDTVIGEAVDLSGGQRQRVALARALLADTEIVLFDEPTSQLDSINERSLRAVVERLAAERAVVMVTHRMSVALHADHVVFMHGGQVPAEGTHQELLDGCPPYQALVAGERPSLTTNSAVLAGRA; via the coding sequence GTGCCTACCGGCCCGGAATATCAACGCCTGCGAATTTTGCGAGAGCTGGTCCGTGGTCGTAAGGCGCTACTCACGTCAGTCGTGCTGCTCTCGATCATCTCAACGGTATGCAATCTGGCCATGCCGCTGATCGTGGCGCGGCTCATCGGCGCTGTGCAGGCGCATACGCCAGTCCTCTGGCCGGTTATCTGGATGACCGCCTCCGCGCTCGGCGCTGCGCTGAGCGCCGCAGCCTCCGGCTACCTTCTGGCGCGCGGGGGTGAGCGCATGGTGCACAGTTTGCGCACCCGGATCATGGGGCACGTCCTGCGCCTGCCTCTGCACCAAGTCCGTACGCACGGGACCGGCAATCTGGTGACGCGGGTGACGGCGGACAGCGCTCAGCTGCGGTCCATCGTCGACCTGGGCATCCTGCAGTTGCCCATTTCCGGACTGACCACAGTCGCCACCATCGTCATCATGGGCTACCTGGACTGGGTACTGCTCTTGGCGACGCTTGCCGGCTTCTCGATCGCCGGCTTGATCATCGGCGTGGTGATCAGGGGCCTGCGTCGGTCGTACGCCGCGCACCAGTCCGCTCTGGGACTACTGGCCCACCGCTTCACCACAGCGCTCGACGCCCTTCCCACGGTCAAGGCGTATCGTGCGGAGACTGCCATGACGGAGCGGCTGGCCGAAGCCTCCGATACCACCTCGAGGGCCGCGCTACGCAGCAACCTGCTCAACTCAGCGCTCAACCCGGCCATGGGTCTGGGCCAGCAGATCGCTCTCGTTGCGGTCATCGCGGCGGGGGGTGCCCGCTATGCAAGTGGTGTTCTTTCCGTCGCCGACTTCGCAGCGTTCCTCCTTTACCTGATGCAACTGGTCGCCCCCGTCTTCGTCATCGCGATGGGCCTCGGCCAGCTGCAGGCGGGGCTCTCCGCCCGGAAGCGCTTCGACGAGGTACTCTCGCTCTCGACCGAGGAGTCCGCTGATCCAGCGGCCACTCCCACAGCAGTCTCTTCTCCTTCCGGGCCGGCCGTTCGGTTCGAAGGAGTCGACTTCGCCTACGACGATCAGTCGGTGCTCCGCGGAGCGACCTTCACCGTGCCGAGCAGGGGGCTCACGGCGGTCGTCGGTGAATCCGGTACTGGTAAGAGCACCGCCCTGGCCCTGATCGAGCGGTTCGTCACACCGGCAGGTGGCCGGGTGAAGGTGCTGGGCCAGGACACCACCGACTGGACGCTGTCCGGGCTGAGAGCACGTATCACCTACGTCGACCAGGCGTTCACGCTGCTCACCGATACGCTGCGCGCCAATCTCACCGTCGGGCATCGCGTCGCCCCGTCGGATGAGGCGCTCTTCGCCGTACTGGAGACGGTCGGCCTGAGCGAAGTGGTGCAGTCCCTGCCCCAGGGAATCGACACGGTGATCGGTGAGGCCGTCGATCTCTCCGGTGGTCAACGGCAGCGGGTTGCTCTTGCGCGGGCACTGCTGGCCGACACCGAGATCGTGCTCTTCGACGAGCCCACATCCCAGTTGGACAGCATCAATGAGCGGAGCCTTCGTGCCGTGGTGGAGCGGCTGGCCGCAGAGCGCGCCGTGGTCATGGTGACCCACCGCATGTCGGTCGCGCTCCACGCGGACCATGTGGTCTTCATGCACGGGGGGCAGGTGCCTGCCGAAGGCACCCACCAAGAACTTCTCGATGGATGCCCGCCCTACCAGGCGCTGGTCGCAGGGGAGCGGCCGAGCCTCACCACGAACTCCGCAGTATTGGCAGGCCGGGCATGA
- a CDS encoding LLM class flavin-dependent oxidoreductase, giving the protein MPFAALVQRTPGARLWTSQQLTLEPHQLFAYSAGIGLRVPVGTAVTLMPLRHPVEAALQARSLAQITGHPVVAGYGPGAAVFQEALLGAAYPSPLTAVREYMSAVRGLLAGERVQMDGAYFRMDASLPQVPHPPVELGLGVLRPRMARVCGEVADVAIGWLTPPDYLASVIAPELRAGAEAVSRPTPRLVAVVHVALAGPHRDPVALAYSVCARHLRGPHYTQMLRRAGVGVDPSDPVDGARRLVEAGLFLSGEPEAIAEGLAAYGKAGVDEVVLNCSAVGINYGERAALEEIETLLKAVTA; this is encoded by the coding sequence GTGCCGTTCGCCGCCCTGGTCCAGCGCACCCCTGGTGCACGACTCTGGACCAGCCAGCAGCTGACCCTCGAACCCCATCAACTCTTCGCCTACAGCGCCGGGATCGGACTTCGTGTACCTGTCGGCACGGCGGTGACGCTCATGCCGCTACGGCATCCGGTCGAGGCCGCCCTGCAGGCCCGGTCGCTTGCGCAGATCACCGGGCATCCGGTGGTGGCCGGGTACGGGCCGGGGGCCGCAGTCTTCCAGGAGGCACTGCTCGGCGCCGCGTACCCGAGCCCCTTGACGGCCGTCCGGGAGTATATGAGCGCCGTCCGCGGACTCCTCGCCGGGGAGCGGGTGCAGATGGACGGTGCGTACTTTCGGATGGATGCCAGCCTTCCTCAGGTTCCTCACCCGCCGGTGGAGCTGGGCCTAGGCGTACTGCGCCCGAGGATGGCCAGGGTCTGCGGAGAGGTCGCCGACGTAGCGATCGGCTGGCTGACCCCACCGGACTACCTGGCCTCGGTCATCGCACCAGAGCTACGCGCCGGGGCCGAAGCCGTGTCCAGACCTACGCCGCGCCTGGTGGCCGTGGTGCACGTCGCTCTCGCCGGGCCGCACCGCGATCCGGTCGCCCTCGCTTACTCGGTCTGTGCCCGGCACTTGCGGGGACCGCATTACACGCAGATGTTGCGCCGCGCCGGAGTCGGCGTCGACCCGAGCGATCCGGTGGATGGTGCACGGCGACTCGTCGAGGCCGGACTCTTCCTCAGCGGCGAACCGGAAGCTATCGCCGAGGGCCTGGCGGCCTATGGGAAGGCGGGCGTCGACGAGGTGGTGCTCAACTGCAGCGCCGTCGGCATCAACTACGGGGAGCGGGCTGCCTTGGAAGAGATCGAAACGCTGCTGAAGGCGGTGACGGCGTGA
- a CDS encoding flavoprotein, which produces MVGTGSIGVMHLPFWLNWLRLAYPGIQARAVVTRSATRFVTRQALASVTGHPVLEDVWPEEPGPVGLHVELAEWAEAIAVYPATLHFVGRFALGLADTPSLLAAQCATVPVGIAPALPPGGAQSAAYTTHMKALEGRQNVVVAPPERGPSTGTGRNDGWVAADLPVLLRLIEERRLHLADTGERVP; this is translated from the coding sequence GTGGTCGGCACCGGGTCAATCGGTGTCATGCATCTGCCGTTCTGGCTCAACTGGCTGCGCCTGGCCTACCCAGGCATCCAGGCGCGGGCCGTGGTGACGCGCAGCGCGACACGCTTCGTCACCCGGCAGGCGCTGGCTTCGGTTACCGGTCATCCAGTACTGGAGGACGTCTGGCCGGAGGAGCCCGGGCCGGTGGGGCTCCATGTTGAACTGGCCGAGTGGGCCGAAGCCATCGCCGTTTATCCGGCGACCCTCCATTTCGTCGGCCGCTTCGCCCTCGGCCTCGCCGATACCCCCAGTCTTCTTGCCGCCCAATGCGCCACCGTACCGGTGGGGATCGCCCCAGCGCTGCCTCCGGGCGGTGCTCAGAGCGCCGCGTACACGACCCACATGAAGGCGCTCGAAGGTCGACAGAACGTCGTCGTCGCTCCTCCCGAGCGTGGGCCGAGTACAGGAACTGGGCGGAATGACGGCTGGGTCGCCGCCGACCTACCGGTACTCCTGCGTCTGATCGAGGAACGGCGCCTCCACCTCGCCGACACCGGGGAGCGGGTGCCGTGA